One Stratiformator vulcanicus genomic window, CACCCGCTGGCTGCTCTTTACGGGAGAATCGAGAAATCAACTGGGCGAAATGTTTGCGGACGCAGCCGTTTCGGCGCAACGTCGCGGGCGGGCAAGTCTCGACTGGTATTGCGCGATCGCGCCGGTCGTGGTTTCGGCCGTGGTGTGTGGCGCGGTCGTCATCCTTTACGCCTGGCTGTTCTTCGGTGGATTCCTGTCGATGCTGAATGCAATGTTGAACTCGTTTCGATAATACAGGCCGCCGGTCGGCCTCGCAGTGATGGTTTCACCCATGCCGGAATTTCGGTATCGAGCTACCAACTCAGAGGGACATCGCGAAGACGGTCGGTTGACCGCCGTCGACGAGTCGGCTGCGCAACAGGAATTAAAAGGTCGCGGATACGCGATCGATGAAATCGCCATCGAAAACGAACAACCGCTCGATGTAACCGAGTTCGACGGCGAGCCAGTTCTGGGCAATGAATCGCTTGGGCTCGACGACTATACGCTCGAAGCCGCGATGCGCATGGTCGCCGAGGAATGGCCCTCCTCTCGCCATCGGCGGGCCATCGAAACAGCCGCAAGCCGACTTGGCCGTGGAGAGCCGCCGGAGCAGGTTTTGAAGTCGCTGGAATACGAGTTGCCTCCGCGACTGACTACCGTAGTGGAGGCAGGACTGGAAACCGGTCATCTTCCTAAAATGCTCACGGCGTTTATCGAGGCGACGCGGGCGCAGCGGGACCGTCGTCGCGGGGTGCTGATCGCGTTTACCTATCCGACGATTCTGATTGCCGTCACGGGATTTATCGCATGGGCGCTGTTGGTCATCGTGGTTCCCATGTTTGCGACGATCTATGAAGGCTTCGGCACACAACTCCCGGCCTCAACGCTCGCGCTACTCAAACTCTCCGAATTGGTGCGAGGGTTCGGATGGTACTTATTAGCAGCAATCGTAGGACTCACATTACTCTGCTGCTTCTGGTTTCGAACGCGTCGGCTCCCCTGGTTCGCCTCATTTTTGGTGCGTCCGTCGGAGTTGGCGACGACATGCCGGCTGCTGGCCGTGCTTGTCGACGCCGATGTGCCGCTGACGAAGTCACTAAGGCTTTTGGCTGATACAACAGCCGATGCGCGCCTTTCGCGAGACCTCGCGCGGTGCGCGAATTTAATAGCGGAAGGTGTCCCTGCCCACAGCGCGGCGGCAGGTTGGCGCTTCCCCGAAATGTTCCGCCAGGCGCTTCATTGGGCCGACCGCCGGGAGTTGTTCATCGTTGCACTGAATACGCAGGCAGATCTACTTGATCGGCGGGCCCGCGTCTTCAGCCTGATCCTGCCGACGATTTTGGAGCCGATCTCGCTGATGATCGTGGGCGGGTTCGTCCTGTTCGCAGTCTTCTCACTCTTCGCCCCGCTGCTCAAGTTCTTGAATTTCTTAAGCTAGGACATTCCAGTTTTTGATCCTGCAAATAATGGTTGATCTCAAATAATGTTTCTGTTCGGCGTATTTTTTGTCTTTGCACTCGTGATGATGACCACGTCAATGGTCGTCGCCACGGTGGTGCTGGCGTGGCAAACGTCGAAATTACGTCGGGCGAATCTGCTCTCCTGTCTAGCGGTCGTGGTCGATCGCGAGTTGCCACTTGCAGGCGAAGTGGGGCCGATCGTTGACGCCCTGTTAAAGCGAAGCCCGCAGAGAGCGCGAAAACTGATCGGTCTGCTCGAGTCGGGCAAGTCACTCTCGGAATCTCTACGAGAAGTCCGGTTGATTAGTGATCGGCAGGCCGTGGCATTACAGGCGGCGGAAGCCTCCGGCAATCTTTCGGCAGCACTAAGGCACGAAGCCGATCGGATGACCCGCGGCCGATTCTTGACATCGACCGGTTCATCATCGCCGACCCTTTCGGTCGTCTATTTATTCGCCGTCCCCTGCACCGCATTATTGATTGTGCTTTTTCTTTGCTATTGGATCGTTCCCAAATATAAAGCCATCTTTGCCGGATTCGGATCGGCACTTCCTCAAGTCTTTGTCATACTGATCAACGCAGTCGATTTACTCGTCAATTATTTCTATCTGTTTTTCGCAATCGCTATCCTCGTCTCCGTTTTTTCTTTTATGAGTTTATCTTATTTCCGGAACCGATTCGGTTTCGGCTGGTCCAATCGCCGATTCGCATCATCAATTTGTCGAGCCATCGCGTATGCCGCCAAAGCGGATCGGCCTTTGCCTGAACTGTTCACGTCAGATCGCCCCTTCAGTCCGTTGCCGCCGAAGTTAATGGCTCGAATCGCAGAACAAATTAGTCAGGGAAAAGACCCTTGGGACGCATTGCACCGCAGACGCATTCTAACCGGGCGGGAGGCGATTGCTTGTCGCACGGCACAGATCGTCGGCAACCTGCCGGAGACTCTGTTCGAACTGGCCGACGTCATCGATGACAATCGGGCTCGCCGCCGGTTGGCGTGCTTGGAATTCGTTCAGCCCATGCTCGTCGTTGCGGTGGGGCTCTTGGTATTCTTTATCAACGTTGGATTCTTCATGCCGCTCGTCAAACTCCTTAACGATCTTTCCTAAAACCAAAACCGTGATTAAGAGATGATACGTCACCAATCCAATATGAACCTGAGTAGGTCATCGACGCGTAATGCCTTCACGTTGATTGAGGTTTTGGTCTCCTGCGCGTTACTCGCCGCGATCCTCACGACCGCGGTTCCATTGATTCAAAACGCGGCTCGGCAATCACAGGCAGCCCAACGGCGGGTGCTCGCGACGCAATGGGTTCTGTCTGAGCTTGATGAAATCATCGATCAACCGGTGCAACAAATTGACGATGGCCCGATTCAGGTGGACCTTGATGAGGCCGTGTCTCGTCGATTACCCGACGCGAGGCTGGAATTTGTTGCGCATCGCGTAACGCAGCCGGCGGACGGATGCCGGATCGATGGGAGCATTTCTTGGACCGGGGCCAATGGCGAGCTCGTACGACCGGTCCGTCTGTCGACGTGGGTCTTCGACGGCGGGCGTCGAACCGGGGGTGACGAATGAATGCCCGACGTGGAGTCTCCTTAATCGAGCTTATGGTCGTACTCGCGGCCCTATCAATTCTAATGACGGTTGCCGTTCGCTTCGTCGTTCAGGTCATGCAATCTAATTCGGAGCTTCGTGACAATGCCGTGGCAATATCGGAGGCGGCGCGGCTCGGTCGCGACCTGCGTCAAGATTCGATCATGGCCCGAAGTTCGGATTGGGCGAGTGATTCCGGCAGCCTTACGTTAAAGTTTGAGCGGGGGCATGTGGTTTATTGGTTCGACGATCACGGCGTTCAGAATGAGCGGTTCTCTGATGGCGATATCGTCGGTCGGGACCGCTTCTCGATCGGCCCGAGTTCATCGCAGTGGCATACGACCGGCGAAGCCAATGAAGTTCGTCTGTATCGCATCGACCCGACCACCGACACTCGCAAGTTGAGCCTGCTTGTGCGAGTCGCCGCACCGAGTGAAGCGAATCCAAGCAGTCACGATCCACTCGAGGCCGTCCGACCGGAGGTCGATTAATGAAGGGCAATGAGCCAACAAGTCTTGCGTTGAAGACATCTTGTCGGCGTGGGGTCGCGGCTATTGTCGTGCTCGTGCTGCTTACGGTTGTGGCGGGGCTGACTGCGTCATGTCTGCAAGTATCATTGCGGGCAAGGCGGAGTGCGATTTCTTACGGGAAACGTGTCCAAGCCGACCTGCTGGCTGAGTCGGGGCTACGACTGGCGTCGGCAAGCGAGGCCGCTTCAGGCGGCGAGTTCGTGTGGAGACTTGATGACGGTGAGTTGAAGGGTAGTGCGGAAGTGACGATCAAGCCGGCGGGATCAAAGGGTGCAACAGCGACCGCACGGTTCCCCCTTTCGGATACTCACCCCGCCAAATCAACCTCGCCAATGCTCGGAAGTGATTCTAATTCGTCTGTCGATAGTGCAGATACAAAATAATAAAACGAGTGCCGCCATGAAAAACCGATTCAACCGACAGCAGTTCCGCAAACGGGCTGAGGGGTTCACGTTAATCGAACTTCTCGTGGTGATCGCCATCATCGCGATTCTGATCGCGCTGCTGCTGCCGGCGATTCAAAGTGCACGGGAGGCGGCCCGCCGGGCGACCTGTCAGGGACACATGGCGCAACTCGGCTTGGCAATCCAAAATTATGAGATGGCTCACGAAGTGCTTCCGCCGGGCAGCGTGAATCGCACCGGTCCCGTTTTCAACGTTCCATTAAAAGGTGCTTACTACTTCGGATGGGCCGCTCAGATTACACCGTTTATTGAGCTCGGCAACGTCTATGATCACTTCGACTTCGATGTCGGCATCTATGCGGAGGCCAATGCGGAGCCGATGTCTGTGACTTGTAGCATCTTTCGCTGTCCCTCTTCGATCTTGCCAGACCAAGGTATTTTGAATCAGGCGCTTGGCGATTATGCGGCGTGCCATAACGAAATCGAGGCACCGATCGATGTCACGAACAACGGGTCATTTCTATTGAACGAGGCATTAAGGATCGATCAAATCAGCGATGGATTGGCCTACACGATCTTTTTGGGTGAAAGCACTTTGCCCGTTCGAAATGGAGTTTCATTCGATTCCGAACTGGGGATATTCGGTGGTACTCGTGGATCGTTGCGAAATACCGGGGCCCCAATCAATCGAGAGCAGGTGAGCCCTGCGGTTTCGGCCGCGCTAAGCAACAGGCCCTATTGGGGAGATGTCGTCGATCGTGATGAACTGGCCAATGCGCTGGGCAAGGATTGGAGGAGCGATCCGTCGGTTACCTACGTGGGCGGCTTCGGCAGCCTTCATAAAGGCGGTAGCCAATTCACGCTCGGAGACGGGTCGGTGCGATTCATCTCGGAACTGATCGACATGCCGGTCTATCGCAGCCTCGGTGCGCGCAACGACGGACGTTTAATTAAGAAGTTTTAAGTGGATCGGTGTCGAGGCGCCCTGCAGATCGCTATCGACATCCCAAGACGCGTGTGATTTCCGCCTCGTCGACCAGTCCTAGAGCGAGTGCATCTTCGGCATTTCGGCGGAGGGGGATCATTCCGGCGGCCTCCGCCCGTCGCCCGATTTCCGACGCGTCCTCTCTGGCGATGATCGCTTTCCCGGTTGATGACTCGTCTGTTGTTAAAACCTCGGCGATCGGACGGCGTCCGACATATCCGGTCCCACGGCAGGACTCGCAGCCGCCCAATTGCCGACCGCGGCATTCGCAAAGTGTTCTCAGCAGTCGTTGACTGAGGATCGCACGAACTCCGCTGCGAACTTGAAACGGTTCAATGCCCATGTCGAGCAATCGCCCAATCGCGCCGGCCGCGGACCCGGCGTGAAACGTGGTCAAGACAAGATGCCCGCTTAGTGCGGCTTGCAGCACAATCTCGGCGGTCGGGCGGTCTCTAATCTCCCCTACAAAGATGACCTCGGGATCTTGCCGCATTAGAGAACGCAGCCCGGTCGGATAATCGAAACCCGACGCCGGACGAATCTGTGACTGGGCGACACCGTGGATGAGCGATTCGACGGGGTCTTCCAAACTGACAACGCTGCGCCGCTCGTCGGATGTCGCCACAATTTCTCTGAGGCAGGCGTAAGCCGTCGTTGTTTTGCCACTACCGGCCGGTCCGGAGATCAGAATGGCCCCGCCGGATTGATTAAGAGAGCGACTTAATTCGTCGGCGACGCTCGGAGTGAGGCCGAGATCATGGAGTCGAAAAAGTTTTCCGGGATCGGCGAAAAGCCGGATCACCGCGCGTTCGCCATGTACGGTGGGAAATGTGCTAACACGGACCTCTCCCGGCCGGCCGTCGCGAATGCGGCCCTCCTGCGGGACATCGGTGCGATAGGTCAAGAGCTCCGAAGCGACCTTAAGTCGGGCCACGATGTTCGGTTTGAGTGATTCGGGAAAGGCGTAGACGTCGTGCAAGACTCCGTCGATTCGCCAATCCATTAAGAGCGCTTCGGCCGATGGCGTTAAGTGCACATCGCTGACGCGACTTTGCCGGGCCTGGGACAGAATCAGGTCGACGATTGCCGGGACGGTTTCGGCACCGTCCGCGGCGAGTCGATCCAATTGCTGCCGGGCATCGCCGGAAAGTGGTGAAGACATTTCGGCACTCGCGACCCGCGAACGATTTCCTGCTACGTCGATCTGCGAGCTTGGTTCCGCCGAAACGATGGGTGCTCAATCTCGCAGATTGATATCCTTGAACTCGACCTTCATAGCGCGGCCCTTCTTCATCGGCCGGTGGAGTTGCAGGCCGATATAGCCTTCCTTAAAGCCCTTCTCGTCGATCTCTTTGTCCTGGTATTTCATCAGCGTGACGCCGTTGAGAACGTGCTTGAAGTTGTTGCCGTAAGCGCTGATGCGGTAGTCGTTCCATTCACCCGGCTTGTAAGGATATTCGCCCTCGTGGGTTCGCTCGCTGAGAATACCGCGGCCAGTTTTCTCTCCATAAAGAATGCCGGTGTATTGGCCGTCGAGATCGATGTCAGCCTGATAGCCTTTCAGGACGTGGCTATCCTCATCGCCGACGATCTGGCTGCGGTACTGCACACCGCTGTTGGCCCATCCGCCGTCTTCGACGGGGATGTCGCCTTGAATGCGGAACTTCAACCGCAGTTCGAAGTTGCCGGGCTGACGGCCCTTCCAGATTAAGAATGTATTCGATTTGATCGGCTTATCGACAGGAAACTGACCGACGATCGCGCCATCCTCTACGGACCACAGACCATCGCCGCCTTCCCATGAAGTTAAATCATGCCCATTAAAGATAGGCCGACCGAAGCCGTGGTCGCCTTGCTGCTTTGCTCGCCGGACTTCTTTCGGCAATTGAGCGATGAGCTCTTCTTTAATGATCTGGTGATGCGGATCATCGACCACATTGTCCCATTCGTTGGGATCGCTCTTGTGGTCGTAGAGTTCCTCGGAACCATCGCTGTAGCGCGTGTAACGCCAGTGCTCATCCCGGATGCTCATATGCTTGCCGGAATTAATCGTAATCGCGGGCGTGTCGTCCTCGGCATTCGGGTCTTCGAGTAATGGCACTAAACTGTCGCCGTCGAGGTCGTTTCGCTTGGGCAAATCGCATAGCTCAATTAATGTCGGATAGATATCGACGAGGCTGACGGGCCGTGACGATTTCTCTCCGCGTTTTTCGTCCATTGATTTCGGGACCGAAACGATGAGCGGCACCCGCGTCGCTTCTTCCCACAGTGTGCTTTTGTGCCAGCGGTCCTTCTCGCCGAGGTGCCAACCGTGGTCGGACCACAGCACGATGATCGTGTTGTCGGCCTGCGTTGAACTGTCGAGTGCGTCGAGCAGTTGGCCGACCATCGTATCGACAAATTGAATGTTCGCGAGGTAAGCCCGCACGGCCTCTTTCCACTTCCCGGCCCGCGTCACCTGACCGTGCAAGCCGCCGTTGTTGCGGGCGTAGCCTGTGGCGATCTTGGGAATGTCGCTCAGGTCATTTTCGCGGTAGGGCGGCAGTTCGATATCGCTCTCGGCGGGCTGCTGGTCGAAGAATTCTGTCGGGCAATACCACGGGCCGTGCGGCTTATAGAGGCCTACCGCCAAGAAGAACGGCTGGTCGCGATCCTGCTTCAACTGTTCAACGGCCCACGCGGTGTCCTGACCGTCTTCGGTCTTTTCCGCGGGGACGTCGATGCCGCCCCAATCCCAGTGCCAGATGTCGAGGCCGTTGAAGTTCTGCCCCGTCGGCACCGGCAAGGCTGGAAGTTGCTGATCATGCGACGGGAAGCGCGCGGTCCATGACTCGGGGTGGTTCTTACCGCGTAGCCCGCCGTGACCGCCTCCCATCGCGCTGCATTCGCCGCCGTGATTGGCGTGAAAAATCTTGCCCGCCGCGCCGGTCCAGTAGCCGTGCTCCCGGAAGTATTGCCCCATCGGGGCTTTTCCTTCGAGGTATTCGGACGCCCGCCAATCCTGCTGGTTGCCATGCACGCCGTTGGTGCTGGGCAGCAGTCCGGTCATCACGCTCGCCCGACTCGGATTGCACAGCGGGGCCGTGCAATGGGCATTGGTGAAGAGCGTTCCACGGGCGGCGAGCCGATCCATATTCGGCGTGTTTGCCTGCGGATGCCCGCCCATGCAGCCGATCCAGTCGTTGAGATCGTCGACCGCGATGAACAGCACATTTGGTTTCTCCGCCGCGGCGGCGAAGTTCATGGTCATCGCCGTAGCGGCAAGAAGGGCGAGCAATCGAAGTCGCATCGTGGTCCTCAAATTTGTCGTCAAAATGTATGCAAGGTGGCTGATGGGAGCTTACCCCACGGACCGGGCGGAGGAAAGGATTCGCGTCGCAATGCCGCACGAGGTTCACACACACTTTTACTTGGTGATCGAGCATGGATGGCGGTGGGGAGATCGAGGCGGCGCTCGGTACGCGGTTCTTTCGAACGCGCGGCTTGTTGGGAGTATCTAGAACTCGCCGACGATTTCTCCGTCGTTCCGCAAAATGAGGCGACGCAAAGTCTCAGGTTCAAGATGATCGCCTATGAAGTGGACCGATCCGTCAGCCAATGCGCAGGGAGCCCAACTCTTTCCGGGCACGTGTTCGCTGCGCGTGCCGATCGATTCAAGCGGGTCGCCCGGCAGCCGCGCCTCGTCGAAGGTCAAGTCGGTCGGCTTCATCCAATGGATGCCGCTGTTCGATCGTTCGACGATCATGATGGTGTTGGATGCTCCGTCGGGAACATCTCGGAGAGAGACGACACCGCGTTGGGGAAACATTGTATCAGGGCCGGTGACGGCGAAGTAGCTCGTGTGAACCTCTTGGTTCTCGTCGGGATAGGCATGCGCGTCCGACGGGCAGCGATAGAAGTTAAACTTCGTACTGTGCAGTTTTCGATTGTGTGGGCCGTCCCATGGCTCGTCGAAGCGGTAATCGAATTCTGCGTTTTCAACAAGGTGTGGCAGAATTAAGACTCGCCAACTGTGCCGCGGTTTCCCGTCGGGACCGTATGTGACGGCGGGCGGGAGGCTGTCCCACTTGTCGTGATAGTTGTGTAGGGCGATCGCGATCCTTTTGAGATTATTCTTGCACGCCGACCGCCTAGACACCTCCATGGGTGTCCCGAGGTTCGGCAGACTCAGAAGGACGAGAATAGCCAGGCCACCGAAGGCCACGAGCCAGTACTTGACGATCTGCCGCCGTGTCGGTTCGACCGGCTCGGCGTATTGGACGTCGAGATCGTCTGCCATCGTTTTCCCCGTGCTCGGTCCGCGGTTCTTTCGAACGCGCGGCTTGTTCGGCACGCACTTTATTTATTGCGGAGTAATAGATTGCGAAGCGATTCTTCGCGGATGTTTTTCGAGAGGCACTGCGCCGAGCCGTCTGCCATCAGGACGTTGATGCCCTCGGCGTGATAGCTTCGCATTCCTTTTCCGTCACGCTTGGGAATCAGATCGCTGTCATTCAGATCGAACGGTTGCATCCAATGGACGCGGCTATCGAATCGCTCGACGAGGAGGATTGTCTCGGTGAGATCGTCATGCGCTGCAGAGACGGACTCCGCTGCGTCGGGCGGGAACATCGTGCCCGGTCCGACCACGGCGAGATAGCTTGCGTCCGATTGATGACCGGGCTCGGGTTGGCGAGGTGGATCCTCCGGGCAGCGAAAATCGCGAACCTCGATCGCATGAAGTTCGCGGTTGTGCGGGCCGTCCCAAGGCTCGTCGAAGCGATAGGCTTCGGCCACCTCATCTAATTGCGAGCTAGCCGCGCCGTGCATATTTTGCCCGGTCATCTGAGGCAGGATCAGCGCACGCCAACTGTGCCACGGCTGGCCGTCAGGTCCGTACGTGGCGGCCGGCGGAAGCGATCCCCACTCCTGATTATAGTAATGCAGGGCGAGGCCGATTCGTTTGAGATTATTCCGGCACATCGAATGGCGTGCAGCACCGCGCGATTGCTCGATCGGCGGCAGGAAGACGATCAGGCAGACCAACGAAACACCGGTGAGAAGGGCGACCGCGTAACAGCCGATCGGGCGGCCGTCCGCTGATTCACTTCGTTCGTGTTTCATGGTTCCCACCCCATCAGAGGGGCTGGAAGGCGACGCCTTCCACAAGGCGTTATCGCTGTCGAATAACCGGGCCGTCGCGTTTGGAGACGGCGTCGGGATCAGCCCCGCGTTTGGTGGCTTCGTCGAGCCGCTTCCGCAAGGTCGCGAACGATTTTTTCACGACGGCGGGCCGATAGTTGGCCAGCGAAAGCATCGCGTCACGGACCTGAACTTCGGTGTCGCCGTAAAGGTCTTCGAACTTCGTCACGGTCGTCGGGTCGACCCGGACGAGGAGTGAGAATTGGTAGACTTCTTCCATCGACTTGAGTTGCTCTTCGACCGATCCTTCGGGGTCTTCGATCCATTCAAACGGGACTCCGACCTGCGGCTTCTTGGCGTTCGGATTCCAATCGCGATAAGCGACGGCGAATGCCCAAGCGAGTTGGCGCGAACCGTCGTAATCGTAGATTTGCTCTTGGCCGACGTTGCAGATTTCTTCCATCACGCGCTGGCCGTAGGCCTCATCCATATCGGCCTGTTCGAGGTCGGCGGCGAGCTGATCGCACCAAGCTCGAATGGCGGTGCCGGCTTCGACCATGTCGTCCGGCTGTCCGAACGGCTGGCGCGCCAGAGCGGCGTACAATTTTTGGATCGTCGATTGGTACTCGTCGCCTCGATCTTCGAGCCGAGCCGCGACCGTGACGAGGGCGTTCGGCCATTCGTGGAGCGTGGGCCGACCGGCGCCGGCCGGTTGCGGACGTTCCTGACGCCAGCTCGGCTGGTAAAGCTCATGATGGCAGGCGTAGCAATTGAAGCTCGACAGTTCGGGCCATTCAGCACTCGGCTTTTCGAGCGGACTGCTGACGGAGGGATCGCAAATGTCGGCGGCGAGCCCCACCGTTTCACGGAGCGACATCACGGCCCCGATCAGCATCTGGCGGGTCTGATGCTTCTGGTTCACGTCGAAAGTCAGGTTCAGCTTTTTGAGGTAATCGTCGCGAACATCTGCCGGCTTTTCCTCCATTTCCTTCCAGTGCCGCGGTTCCTGATTGATGAAGGTCCGCAGTTCGAAACCGGGCAGCGGCGGATG contains:
- a CDS encoding sulfatase-like hydrolase/transferase → MRLRLLALLAATAMTMNFAAAAEKPNVLFIAVDDLNDWIGCMGGHPQANTPNMDRLAARGTLFTNAHCTAPLCNPSRASVMTGLLPSTNGVHGNQQDWRASEYLEGKAPMGQYFREHGYWTGAAGKIFHANHGGECSAMGGGHGGLRGKNHPESWTARFPSHDQQLPALPVPTGQNFNGLDIWHWDWGGIDVPAEKTEDGQDTAWAVEQLKQDRDQPFFLAVGLYKPHGPWYCPTEFFDQQPAESDIELPPYRENDLSDIPKIATGYARNNGGLHGQVTRAGKWKEAVRAYLANIQFVDTMVGQLLDALDSSTQADNTIIVLWSDHGWHLGEKDRWHKSTLWEEATRVPLIVSVPKSMDEKRGEKSSRPVSLVDIYPTLIELCDLPKRNDLDGDSLVPLLEDPNAEDDTPAITINSGKHMSIRDEHWRYTRYSDGSEELYDHKSDPNEWDNVVDDPHHQIIKEELIAQLPKEVRRAKQQGDHGFGRPIFNGHDLTSWEGGDGLWSVEDGAIVGQFPVDKPIKSNTFLIWKGRQPGNFELRLKFRIQGDIPVEDGGWANSGVQYRSQIVGDEDSHVLKGYQADIDLDGQYTGILYGEKTGRGILSERTHEGEYPYKPGEWNDYRISAYGNNFKHVLNGVTLMKYQDKEIDEKGFKEGYIGLQLHRPMKKGRAMKVEFKDINLRD
- a CDS encoding DUF1559 domain-containing protein, with the protein product MKNRFNRQQFRKRAEGFTLIELLVVIAIIAILIALLLPAIQSAREAARRATCQGHMAQLGLAIQNYEMAHEVLPPGSVNRTGPVFNVPLKGAYYFGWAAQITPFIELGNVYDHFDFDVGIYAEANAEPMSVTCSIFRCPSSILPDQGILNQALGDYAACHNEIEAPIDVTNNGSFLLNEALRIDQISDGLAYTIFLGESTLPVRNGVSFDSELGIFGGTRGSLRNTGAPINREQVSPAVSAALSNRPYWGDVVDRDELANALGKDWRSDPSVTYVGGFGSLHKGGSQFTLGDGSVRFISELIDMPVYRSLGARNDGRLIKKF
- a CDS encoding DUF1559 family PulG-like putative transporter, encoding MADDLDVQYAEPVEPTRRQIVKYWLVAFGGLAILVLLSLPNLGTPMEVSRRSACKNNLKRIAIALHNYHDKWDSLPPAVTYGPDGKPRHSWRVLILPHLVENAEFDYRFDEPWDGPHNRKLHSTKFNFYRCPSDAHAYPDENQEVHTSYFAVTGPDTMFPQRGVVSLRDVPDGASNTIMIVERSNSGIHWMKPTDLTFDEARLPGDPLESIGTRSEHVPGKSWAPCALADGSVHFIGDHLEPETLRRLILRNDGEIVGEF
- a CDS encoding GspE/PulE family protein, which codes for MSSPLSGDARQQLDRLAADGAETVPAIVDLILSQARQSRVSDVHLTPSAEALLMDWRIDGVLHDVYAFPESLKPNIVARLKVASELLTYRTDVPQEGRIRDGRPGEVRVSTFPTVHGERAVIRLFADPGKLFRLHDLGLTPSVADELSRSLNQSGGAILISGPAGSGKTTTAYACLREIVATSDERRSVVSLEDPVESLIHGVAQSQIRPASGFDYPTGLRSLMRQDPEVIFVGEIRDRPTAEIVLQAALSGHLVLTTFHAGSAAGAIGRLLDMGIEPFQVRSGVRAILSQRLLRTLCECRGRQLGGCESCRGTGYVGRRPIAEVLTTDESSTGKAIIAREDASEIGRRAEAAGMIPLRRNAEDALALGLVDEAEITRVLGCR
- a CDS encoding type II secretion system protein; its protein translation is MIRHQSNMNLSRSSTRNAFTLIEVLVSCALLAAILTTAVPLIQNAARQSQAAQRRVLATQWVLSELDEIIDQPVQQIDDGPIQVDLDEAVSRRLPDARLEFVAHRVTQPADGCRIDGSISWTGANGELVRPVRLSTWVFDGGRRTGGDE
- a CDS encoding type II secretion system F family protein; amino-acid sequence: MPEFRYRATNSEGHREDGRLTAVDESAAQQELKGRGYAIDEIAIENEQPLDVTEFDGEPVLGNESLGLDDYTLEAAMRMVAEEWPSSRHRRAIETAASRLGRGEPPEQVLKSLEYELPPRLTTVVEAGLETGHLPKMLTAFIEATRAQRDRRRGVLIAFTYPTILIAVTGFIAWALLVIVVPMFATIYEGFGTQLPASTLALLKLSELVRGFGWYLLAAIVGLTLLCCFWFRTRRLPWFASFLVRPSELATTCRLLAVLVDADVPLTKSLRLLADTTADARLSRDLARCANLIAEGVPAHSAAAGWRFPEMFRQALHWADRRELFIVALNTQADLLDRRARVFSLILPTILEPISLMIVGGFVLFAVFSLFAPLLKFLNFLS
- a CDS encoding type II secretion system F family protein, which encodes MFLFGVFFVFALVMMTTSMVVATVVLAWQTSKLRRANLLSCLAVVVDRELPLAGEVGPIVDALLKRSPQRARKLIGLLESGKSLSESLREVRLISDRQAVALQAAEASGNLSAALRHEADRMTRGRFLTSTGSSSPTLSVVYLFAVPCTALLIVLFLCYWIVPKYKAIFAGFGSALPQVFVILINAVDLLVNYFYLFFAIAILVSVFSFMSLSYFRNRFGFGWSNRRFASSICRAIAYAAKADRPLPELFTSDRPFSPLPPKLMARIAEQISQGKDPWDALHRRRILTGREAIACRTAQIVGNLPETLFELADVIDDNRARRRLACLEFVQPMLVVAVGLLVFFINVGFFMPLVKLLNDLS
- a CDS encoding DUF1559 family PulG-like putative transporter → MKHERSESADGRPIGCYAVALLTGVSLVCLIVFLPPIEQSRGAARHSMCRNNLKRIGLALHYYNQEWGSLPPAATYGPDGQPWHSWRALILPQMTGQNMHGAASSQLDEVAEAYRFDEPWDGPHNRELHAIEVRDFRCPEDPPRQPEPGHQSDASYLAVVGPGTMFPPDAAESVSAAHDDLTETILLVERFDSRVHWMQPFDLNDSDLIPKRDGKGMRSYHAEGINVLMADGSAQCLSKNIREESLRNLLLRNK
- a CDS encoding prepilin-type N-terminal cleavage/methylation domain-containing protein, with the translated sequence MNARRGVSLIELMVVLAALSILMTVAVRFVVQVMQSNSELRDNAVAISEAARLGRDLRQDSIMARSSDWASDSGSLTLKFERGHVVYWFDDHGVQNERFSDGDIVGRDRFSIGPSSSQWHTTGEANEVRLYRIDPTTDTRKLSLLVRVAAPSEANPSSHDPLEAVRPEVD